The Streptomyces lienomycini sequence GCGCCCCATCGGTGTACCAGAGGGGTGGTGCGACCGTCACCAGGCCGTGCGGGCGGCCTTCTCCTCGGACGGGAGCAGGATCCACAGGGCCAGGTAGAGCAGGAACTGCGGGCCGGGCAGCAGGCAGGAGACCAGGAAGATCACCCGCATCGTGCCTGCGGAGGTGCCGAAGCGCCGGGCCAGCGCGGCGCACACTCCGCCGATCATGCGGCCGTGGGTGGGGCGGGCGAGGCTGGACATCGCGGCTCCTTCGTGAGCGTGTGGGTGGGGCTGCCCTCCGGCTTCCCCTTCATCTGCCCTCCACGCTACGGAGACGAACGGAACAAAGCGTCGCTCTACGGGGCGATACCGACCCTGGGAATCGTCGGGGTCCGACCCTGAGCGGGCTCCTCCTGGGGTACGTCTTCCCGACCGGCCGCCCGGTACCAGCGACGGACCCGGGCCCGGCCCGCCGGGACGACGGCGAGGTGCGCGACGGCCACCCCCACCGTGTTCAGCAGCACCGAGTCGATGTCGACGACCTGGCCCGGCACCCCGGTCTGCAGCAGCTCGATGCCCAGCGACAGCAGGATGCCCGCGGCCGTGGTGCGCAGCAGGGAGGCCAGCGGCGAGACGTACAGCCGCCCGCCGGCCATCGGCAGCAGAACACCGAGCGGCGCCAGCAGCGCGAGTCCACCGCCGAGCGAACGCACCGCCTCGCGACCGCCCAGCGCCAGGTCGGCGCGGATCCCCGCGAACGGCTGCACATTGGGCGGCAGCACCCACGGGACGTCCAGTGGCCGCAGCGCGTACCAGGAGACGAACGCGAGATGTGCGACCAGGAGAACGCTTCCTGTCACACGGATGCGGAGCGCGGCGCTGCCGCCGAGGAACCCATGACGCTGCACGTCCCCCTAGACGCGGCCCGCGCCGCGCGCGGTTCCGGCCGCCGCCCCGCAAGGGTGAGGCTTGCGCCACACGGCCCTCGCGCCACTCCCCGGCGCACCCCGCCCGGCCCGGCGGTGTGCGCCCGGCCGCGGCCCGTCGGTGGGCCGTCAACCGCCCGTCAGCCGCCCGCGACCTCGGCGGACGGCGGTTCGTTGCTCCCGGGCCGGGCCCGGACCTCGTCCGTACAGGTGTAGCGGCGGGCCGACCGGTCCGCGGGACCGGCCAGGACGACGGAGCCGTCCCCCTCGGCCGCGGCGGAGTCCGAGAAGGTGCACACGACCTGCGCGAGGGCGTACGAGGTGAGGTCGTCGGGAGCGGTGCTCAGCCGCAGCGTGTCCTCCGGCTCGCCGGAGCGCGGTCCGGTCACGGTGATCCCGCGGCGCACGTCCGACGTGTACCCGGCCTCCTTCTCCGCGGCCGACGGCTGCTCCGCCAGCTCGTTCAGCAGCCCCTGGGCCACCAGGACCCGCCGCCCGGAGTCCGTGGCGCCGCCCGGCACCCGCACCGTGCGGTCCACGGCCACCAGCGACGAGCCGCACAGCAGGAACAC is a genomic window containing:
- a CDS encoding VanZ family protein; translation: MQRHGFLGGSAALRIRVTGSVLLVAHLAFVSWYALRPLDVPWVLPPNVQPFAGIRADLALGGREAVRSLGGGLALLAPLGVLLPMAGGRLYVSPLASLLRTTAAGILLSLGIELLQTGVPGQVVDIDSVLLNTVGVAVAHLAVVPAGRARVRRWYRAAGREDVPQEEPAQGRTPTIPRVGIAP
- a CDS encoding PspC domain-containing protein encodes the protein MSSLARPTHGRMIGGVCAALARRFGTSAGTMRVIFLVSCLLPGPQFLLYLALWILLPSEEKAARTAW